Proteins encoded within one genomic window of Candidatus Hydrogenedentota bacterium:
- a CDS encoding tetratricopeptide repeat protein, with product MTRTFLTIATLLCLCADATAQSPEQTQMEFADGLFQRGFFTEAVDEYEAYLRDYPKGSYGPTACYRLGEAAFAAGQYEKAIAAFEKVLPPALEYPERLRAALRRGEALYMLRRYEDAAKALEPLSGPDTPADLCVRALYFLGRTRLDTRDYDGAQRAFVAVTERFQDDPLAPYAQYQLAHVCVGRGDLENAAVAFSEAAQDAPEETLRMEARFRAAEIYDKLGWFSAAVGAYEQLKTEFPDSAYAQRADYGYAWALYHAGKLAEAEVAAARFLAAHPDTPYAAGLLYLRANALQQQRRYDDALALYRQIAADHAESEFLERSRYKIAWVLQLSGRAAEAKNEVMTFLRDYKESVLTGDAAFLLGTLLVTEGNYEDAQQEFRLVAEKYPDSEYGPEALYKSGECLEHLGLTDQAAAVFEQFVRQYPEHPLTTEAMLRAGDAQFSAQSFQDAVTKYRTLLEQAADPSIEQDALYRLAITYYNMKDYASSEATFRQLLEKYPDVPQAVEATYRVADCVMRQEGGPLRAIELYQSVLEKAPQGPLAGQALRGLAVAHYENKDYDRAAEFFDQLIREYPEVPLNEKAYAWLGERHYAAEQWELAGRAFDALLERVPDYPNPERIRFRVAECREKSGDAAGALELYARVAQDAPKSTAAVEARYRMAALHEQKGETEEALRLYEETSNSNSGDVAARACFRVAEICEKQEDAERAARNYMRVAILFLHAELSPEALLRAGRLYEKLGKPDQAKRTYEELVADFPDQPQAAPAREALAALGGT from the coding sequence GTGACCCGAACCTTTCTGACAATCGCGACGCTCTTGTGCCTCTGCGCGGATGCGACTGCCCAGTCGCCGGAACAGACGCAAATGGAGTTTGCCGACGGGCTCTTCCAGCGGGGCTTCTTCACGGAAGCGGTGGACGAATACGAGGCGTACCTGAGGGATTATCCGAAAGGCTCGTACGGGCCGACCGCGTGCTACCGGCTGGGCGAGGCCGCGTTCGCGGCGGGACAATACGAGAAGGCCATTGCGGCGTTCGAGAAGGTATTGCCGCCAGCACTGGAGTACCCGGAGCGGCTGCGCGCGGCATTGCGCCGCGGCGAGGCCCTGTACATGCTGCGGCGCTACGAGGATGCCGCCAAGGCACTGGAACCGCTGTCGGGTCCGGACACCCCGGCGGATTTGTGTGTGCGTGCCCTGTATTTCCTGGGCAGGACACGTCTGGACACGCGGGACTATGACGGCGCCCAGCGAGCGTTCGTGGCGGTGACGGAACGCTTTCAGGACGACCCGCTGGCCCCGTACGCACAGTATCAGCTCGCCCATGTATGCGTGGGCCGCGGCGACCTTGAAAACGCGGCCGTCGCGTTCTCCGAGGCCGCGCAAGACGCTCCCGAAGAAACACTGCGCATGGAAGCGCGGTTCCGCGCAGCGGAGATCTACGACAAGCTTGGCTGGTTCAGCGCGGCGGTGGGAGCGTATGAGCAACTGAAGACGGAGTTCCCGGATTCGGCCTACGCGCAGCGGGCGGATTACGGGTATGCGTGGGCGCTGTATCATGCGGGCAAGCTCGCCGAAGCTGAGGTGGCGGCGGCGCGGTTCCTGGCGGCGCATCCGGATACGCCGTATGCGGCGGGCCTACTCTATCTGCGCGCGAACGCGCTGCAACAACAGCGGCGTTATGACGATGCGCTGGCGCTGTACCGGCAGATCGCCGCTGACCATGCGGAATCGGAATTTCTGGAGCGGTCGCGCTACAAAATCGCCTGGGTGCTCCAACTCAGCGGCCGCGCGGCCGAGGCCAAGAATGAGGTCATGACCTTCCTGCGCGACTACAAGGAATCGGTGCTGACGGGGGATGCGGCGTTCCTGCTGGGGACTTTGCTGGTTACGGAGGGAAACTACGAGGACGCGCAGCAGGAGTTCCGCCTTGTTGCCGAGAAGTATCCGGACAGCGAATATGGCCCTGAGGCCCTGTACAAGTCGGGCGAGTGCCTGGAGCACCTGGGATTGACGGACCAGGCGGCGGCGGTGTTCGAACAATTCGTGCGGCAGTATCCGGAACATCCGCTGACGACGGAGGCGATGCTGCGCGCGGGCGATGCGCAGTTCTCGGCGCAGTCGTTTCAAGACGCGGTGACGAAGTACCGCACGCTGCTGGAACAGGCGGCGGACCCGTCCATCGAGCAGGACGCGCTGTACCGTCTCGCGATTACGTATTACAACATGAAGGACTACGCGTCGAGTGAAGCGACATTCCGCCAATTGCTCGAGAAGTATCCGGATGTTCCGCAAGCGGTGGAAGCTACATACCGCGTGGCGGACTGCGTCATGCGGCAGGAGGGGGGCCCGCTGAGGGCCATCGAGTTGTACCAGTCCGTATTGGAGAAGGCGCCGCAGGGCCCGCTGGCGGGGCAGGCGTTGCGTGGGCTCGCCGTGGCGCACTATGAGAACAAGGATTACGACCGGGCCGCGGAGTTCTTCGACCAGCTCATCCGGGAGTATCCGGAAGTACCGCTGAACGAGAAGGCGTACGCGTGGTTGGGTGAACGTCATTACGCAGCGGAACAGTGGGAACTGGCGGGCCGCGCCTTCGATGCGCTGCTGGAGCGTGTGCCGGATTACCCGAACCCGGAACGGATTCGCTTCCGCGTGGCGGAATGCCGGGAGAAATCCGGCGATGCGGCCGGCGCGCTGGAACTGTACGCGCGTGTCGCGCAGGACGCGCCGAAAAGCACCGCGGCCGTCGAGGCGCGGTACCGGATGGCCGCCCTGCACGAACAGAAGGGTGAAACGGAAGAGGCCTTGAGGCTTTACGAGGAGACGAGCAACTCGAACAGCGGCGATGTGGCGGCGCGCGCCTGTTTTCGTGTCGCGGAGATCTGCGAGAAACAGGAGGACGCCGAACGCGCGGCGCGCAACTACATGCGCGTCGCCATTCTGTTCCTGCACGCGGAACTGTCGCCGGAGGCGCTTCTGCGCGCGGGACGGCTCTACGAGAAGCTGGGCAAGCCGGACCAGGCCAAGCGCACGTACGAGGAATTGGTCGCCGATTTTCCGGACCAGCCGCAGGCAGCGCCAGCACGTGAAGCACTGGCTGCGCTGGGCGGGACCTGA